From bacterium, a single genomic window includes:
- a CDS encoding Rid family hydrolase, with amino-acid sequence MSIEAIATPNAPAAVGPYSQAVRAGDMLYLSGQIPLDPQTMQIVSA; translated from the coding sequence ATGAGTATTGAAGCGATTGCAACACCGAATGCCCCTGCCGCCGTTGGTCCATATTCACAGGCAGTGCGGGCGGGCGATATGCTCTATCTTAGCGGTCAAATTCCGCTCGATCCCCAGACGATGCAAATCGTTAGTGC
- a CDS encoding putative metalloprotease CJM1_0395 family protein: MFDITEISPLPAIAPVSGYESPRSNVAFVNPLPENRAFPVIVDQVELSPEGLALSQQEPTEAASATEERAQSPLAVQPALDNAAREAKSTRQQSSTENVNHPSYNQSLIKPTENVEGEQSKQQDTNGKKSKDSAKDEAGTTAKRPDGKPLTDSDQQKITKLQMRDAEVKAHEQAHLAAAGNLASGGANFEYEKGPDGKAYAVGGDVQISTGGGNTPEERLRIANQVIRAALAPANPSSQDRAVASEAMGNAAEARAEISQKTISQPANKSTDESAKALEQSPESNTADPTKVKPLAPKKPESSGTQPSGKRESPNSISSSVTEPSSVIRSIVDHDDKLSPSSESISQQSVLPKTDTKNQPDSIAPLFPDNDTTSHDSANAKAVAGLIRRSSLDSDSLLPAKPAVLAYESHQMLFTDGNTRGLLTLFA, translated from the coding sequence TTGTTCGATATCACCGAAATCAGTCCCTTGCCGGCAATCGCGCCGGTTTCCGGGTATGAAAGTCCCCGGAGCAACGTCGCGTTTGTCAATCCGCTCCCGGAAAATCGTGCATTTCCGGTAATCGTCGATCAAGTCGAGCTATCGCCGGAAGGTCTTGCGCTATCGCAACAGGAACCTACGGAGGCCGCCTCCGCTACCGAAGAACGTGCGCAGTCCCCACTTGCGGTACAACCGGCACTGGATAACGCCGCCCGGGAAGCCAAGAGCACCCGGCAACAATCCAGTACCGAGAATGTAAATCACCCGAGTTACAACCAATCTCTCATCAAACCAACCGAAAATGTCGAAGGTGAGCAAAGCAAACAGCAGGATACGAACGGTAAAAAATCCAAGGACAGTGCGAAAGACGAAGCGGGTACTACTGCGAAACGTCCCGACGGCAAACCGCTCACCGATAGCGATCAACAGAAAATTACGAAGCTGCAGATGCGGGACGCCGAAGTGAAAGCGCATGAGCAAGCGCATCTTGCGGCGGCAGGCAACTTGGCAAGCGGCGGCGCGAACTTTGAGTACGAAAAGGGACCGGACGGAAAAGCCTACGCGGTCGGCGGCGACGTCCAGATTTCCACAGGAGGTGGCAACACCCCGGAAGAGAGATTACGGATTGCGAATCAAGTGATTCGGGCGGCTCTCGCTCCGGCGAACCCCTCTTCGCAAGATCGCGCAGTCGCGTCGGAAGCGATGGGAAATGCCGCCGAAGCGCGCGCGGAAATCTCGCAAAAGACAATCTCGCAACCGGCGAATAAGTCAACCGACGAGTCGGCGAAAGCGCTTGAGCAATCCCCGGAATCGAATACCGCCGATCCAACCAAGGTGAAACCGCTCGCTCCGAAGAAACCGGAAAGTTCCGGTACCCAGCCATCCGGGAAGAGGGAATCGCCGAATTCCATCTCATCGAGCGTTACCGAACCTTCTTCGGTGATTCGCAGTATTGTCGATCACGATGATAAATTATCTCCATCGAGCGAATCGATTTCCCAACAATCGGTACTCCCAAAAACCGACACGAAAAACCAACCGGACAGTATTGCTCCACTGTTCCCTGACAATGATACCACGAGCCACGATAGTGCTAACGCGAAAGCCGTTGCTGGCCTAATCCGTCGCTCCTCGCTCGATTCCGATTCGCTGCTGCCGGCAAAACCGGCGGTTTTGGCATACGAATCGCACCAAATGTTGTTTACTGATGGTAACACCCGCGGATTGCTCACACTCTTTGCATAA
- a CDS encoding aminodeoxychorismate/anthranilate synthase component II yields MLLLIDNYDSFTYNLVQYFAVLGTIPHVIRNDELTLSEIIELTPTQIVISPGPGTPDDAGVSLAVLSCFAPRRIPILGVCLGHQCIGQGFGGKVIRTEPVHGKTSPIHHDNSGLFRGIPSPFLATRYHSLAVEEASLPPELIVSARSQEGVVMGLRHRELPIEGVQFHPEAILTESGYAILANFLVMGTPQ; encoded by the coding sequence ATGTTACTCCTCATCGACAATTACGACTCATTCACGTATAACCTCGTCCAGTACTTCGCAGTATTGGGTACGATTCCCCATGTCATCCGGAACGACGAACTTACGTTATCGGAAATCATCGAACTTACCCCTACTCAAATCGTGATTTCCCCCGGTCCCGGCACCCCTGACGATGCTGGAGTCTCCCTTGCCGTTCTATCATGTTTCGCTCCAAGGCGTATTCCGATACTGGGGGTTTGCTTAGGTCATCAATGTATCGGGCAGGGGTTTGGCGGCAAGGTTATCCGCACCGAACCGGTACACGGGAAAACATCGCCAATTCATCATGACAATAGTGGCCTGTTTCGCGGCATCCCATCGCCGTTTCTGGCAACCCGATACCATTCGCTGGCAGTGGAAGAAGCGTCGCTGCCACCCGAGTTAATAGTGTCTGCCCGCTCGCAAGAGGGCGTTGTGATGGGGTTGCGGCATCGGGAATTACCGATCGAAGGGGTACAATTTCATCCCGAGGCAATCCTAACTGAGTCGGGCTATGCTATCCTCGCAAACTTTCTGGTGATGGGAACGCCTCAATGA
- the pabB gene encoding aminodeoxychorismate synthase component I — MKPLSATTLRQFVGEPGTLLLRQVSDTSESGWLLFHHPQQILQTERIDEVVPYLQSIDEILSHGQNAVAGIVAYETAPAFDNALQVQDRKPGMPLLWYGVYDEPLPVSDVMIHTATQSDCETGSWTAELSEQAYREKIVTARENIAAGESYQINLTFRMQTPFSGDPFALFQKLYRAQPGAYSAFVNLGEYAVLSVSPELFFEKTASKIRCKPMKGTILRGRYPEEDRAFRTQLSASEKDRAENVMIVDMVRNDLGRIAKTGTVQVPALFEIEPLPHVWQMTSTVTAETNEPLSTVFRALFPCASITGAPKIRTTQLITALEQSPRGVYTGAIGFALTDQFVQFNVAIRTVTIDKRANIAEFGVGGGIVWDSTPEGEYQECLDKANFLFDETPQFSLLETLRWSPRYGYFLWERHLERMRQSARYFGFPFPEQQFRAQLQEAATQFPPTSHLVRIQLHETGVMQHEATALHPKNIRETWRVKLALEPIDERDKFYFHKTTNRQPYRKFVSQFPDCDDVLLWNSREELTEATKANLVIRSNGKYYTPPIACGLLAGTYRKELLSRGILAEKIITRDDLRTADRIYLINSVRGWIRVVLL, encoded by the coding sequence ATGAAACCACTCAGCGCAACAACCTTGCGGCAATTTGTCGGCGAACCGGGCACCCTCTTGCTACGGCAAGTTAGCGACACGAGCGAATCCGGTTGGCTGCTGTTCCATCACCCGCAGCAAATCCTGCAAACGGAACGGATCGACGAAGTTGTCCCATACTTACAAAGCATCGACGAAATACTATCGCACGGACAAAATGCAGTTGCCGGGATCGTAGCGTATGAAACGGCGCCCGCCTTTGATAATGCACTGCAGGTACAAGATCGGAAACCGGGAATGCCGTTGCTCTGGTATGGCGTGTATGACGAGCCGCTTCCGGTATCCGATGTGATGATCCACACGGCGACGCAATCGGATTGCGAAACCGGGTCGTGGACTGCCGAATTATCCGAGCAGGCGTACCGTGAAAAAATTGTCACAGCACGGGAGAACATTGCAGCGGGTGAATCCTACCAAATCAATTTGACCTTCCGGATGCAGACCCCCTTTTCCGGCGATCCATTCGCATTATTTCAGAAATTGTATCGGGCACAGCCCGGCGCATACTCCGCGTTTGTTAATCTTGGCGAGTATGCGGTACTGTCGGTGTCGCCGGAACTTTTCTTCGAAAAGACTGCAAGCAAGATTCGCTGTAAACCGATGAAGGGGACAATACTCCGCGGCAGATACCCGGAAGAGGATCGCGCATTCCGCACGCAGCTCTCGGCATCGGAGAAAGACCGCGCCGAGAATGTGATGATTGTCGATATGGTACGCAACGATTTAGGACGGATTGCGAAAACGGGAACGGTACAAGTACCGGCGCTCTTCGAGATTGAGCCGCTCCCCCATGTTTGGCAGATGACGTCGACCGTTACAGCAGAGACGAATGAACCACTCTCGACAGTTTTCCGGGCGTTGTTTCCTTGCGCCTCGATCACCGGCGCTCCAAAAATCCGTACGACGCAGCTAATTACCGCACTGGAGCAATCGCCTCGCGGCGTCTACACCGGCGCAATTGGATTTGCTTTGACGGATCAGTTCGTTCAGTTCAATGTTGCGATTCGCACCGTTACTATAGACAAGCGTGCAAACATAGCGGAATTCGGCGTTGGCGGCGGGATCGTCTGGGATTCGACCCCGGAGGGGGAATATCAAGAATGTCTCGACAAAGCGAATTTTCTGTTCGATGAGACGCCCCAATTCTCGCTATTAGAAACGCTGCGGTGGTCTCCCCGTTACGGATATTTTCTTTGGGAACGTCATCTTGAACGGATGCGGCAGTCTGCCCGTTATTTTGGATTTCCATTTCCCGAGCAGCAATTTCGTGCCCAGTTACAAGAAGCAGCCACTCAGTTTCCTCCGACTTCCCATCTCGTGCGAATACAACTCCATGAAACCGGAGTGATGCAGCATGAAGCAACCGCATTACATCCGAAGAACATCCGGGAAACATGGCGGGTGAAGCTCGCGCTGGAGCCAATCGACGAACGGGATAAATTCTACTTCCATAAGACCACGAATCGGCAACCCTATCGGAAGTTTGTATCGCAATTTCCCGACTGTGACGATGTCCTGCTCTGGAATTCGCGAGAAGAGCTGACCGAAGCGACAAAAGCGAATCTGGTGATAAGAAGCAACGGAAAGTATTATACGCCGCCTATTGCCTGCGGTTTATTGGCCGGTACTTATCGCAAAGAATTGTTGTCTCGGGGAATTTTGGCAGAGAAAATTATCACGCGTGACGACCTGCGTACCGCCGACCGGATTTACCTCATCAACTCGGTACGCGGATGGATTCGGGTCGTTTTGTTATAG
- a CDS encoding AIR synthase family protein: MPTLNQTPPDLPGKIAAKMFEQVIYPKLGKSRPEVIVGPCIGGDCSIVQLDSERVFVATTDPLFVMPELGWERAAWFAIHILASDCATSGIAAQYASLAWNLPLNFPDCEFTLLWEAIHHTCDNLGIAIVTGHTGRYEGCTFPTVGAGTLFAIGAPNQYVSPKMAQVGDIVLLTKGMAIETTAFFGTLCHTAVAKACGEVVAQDAEQLFSSLSVVDDAVTAATVGVRENGVTSMHDATERGVQGALVEIADASGNGIVIDYAKIPLPETVRAVCNAFAIDPFPASSEGSLVITCRSHKYREVLQRLSDNGIPVAAIGEIIPRIEGVTISRNGFSEPLIMPETDPFWDAFTRVRDV, encoded by the coding sequence ATGCCGACACTGAATCAAACACCGCCCGATTTACCGGGTAAAATCGCCGCGAAAATGTTTGAGCAGGTGATTTATCCCAAGCTCGGGAAAAGTCGCCCAGAAGTCATTGTAGGCCCCTGCATCGGCGGCGATTGCAGCATCGTCCAACTCGATTCGGAGCGAGTATTCGTCGCAACCACCGATCCCCTTTTCGTAATGCCAGAATTGGGATGGGAACGGGCGGCGTGGTTCGCTATTCATATCCTCGCCTCGGATTGCGCGACATCCGGTATCGCAGCTCAATATGCCTCGTTGGCTTGGAACTTACCGCTCAATTTTCCCGACTGCGAATTTACTTTGTTATGGGAAGCGATTCATCATACTTGCGATAACTTGGGGATTGCTATCGTAACCGGACATACCGGACGATACGAAGGTTGTACATTTCCTACCGTCGGCGCCGGCACACTCTTCGCAATCGGAGCGCCCAACCAATACGTCTCACCCAAAATGGCGCAAGTCGGCGACATTGTTCTCCTCACAAAGGGGATGGCAATCGAGACGACAGCTTTCTTTGGTACTCTTTGTCATACAGCCGTTGCGAAAGCATGTGGAGAGGTTGTCGCCCAAGACGCGGAGCAATTGTTCTCGTCGTTGTCGGTAGTCGACGACGCGGTAACTGCGGCCACAGTGGGGGTTCGGGAAAACGGGGTCACTTCGATGCACGACGCAACCGAGCGCGGGGTACAAGGGGCGTTGGTCGAGATCGCCGACGCTTCGGGAAACGGCATCGTCATCGATTACGCGAAAATCCCTCTTCCCGAAACGGTACGTGCTGTATGCAACGCCTTCGCTATCGATCCTTTCCCTGCCAGCAGCGAGGGTTCCTTGGTCATTACCTGCCGCTCGCACAAGTACCGGGAAGTATTACAACGGCTATCCGATAATGGAATTCCGGTTGCAGCTATCGGCGAAATTATCCCCCGGATCGAAGGGGTAACCATCAGTCGGAATGGTTTTTCTGAACCGTTGATCATGCCGGAAACCGATCCATTTTGGGATGCTTTTACGAGGGTGCGCGATGTCTGA
- the thiL gene encoding thiamine-phosphate kinase has product MSEPISEHGEFGLIERIEKILGAYPRPKQLLTDLGDDCAVWKIDDTRAFCATVDMLVEDVHFRCNRSSAYQIGKRAMSVNLSDLAAMGAKPLFALVSLGLPPTVATAWFDDCITGMRDRLHEFHGAIIGGNLSSTPDKIVIDVTLVGETTIAKTLTRSGAKVGDRIFVTGDIGSSAAGLQLLENSRTDTLVCPPILQKHLDPTPRIHFGYMLAETGIASACIDISDGLAADLHHLCERSNCGARIDCTQIPVSPDLPEALRIINENRQERIIEWNDVVLYGGEDYELLFTVKPEASLLDLAHIARAAKTPVNEIGIILPWEDRVTMYDTSGNHLPLRAHGWNHYW; this is encoded by the coding sequence ATGTCTGAACCGATTTCCGAACATGGCGAGTTTGGATTAATCGAACGAATCGAAAAAATCCTTGGCGCGTATCCGCGACCCAAGCAACTTCTGACCGATTTAGGCGACGATTGCGCGGTTTGGAAAATCGACGATACCCGGGCATTCTGCGCAACCGTCGATATGCTGGTCGAAGATGTCCATTTCCGTTGCAATCGAAGTTCCGCGTACCAAATCGGTAAACGGGCAATGAGTGTCAACTTGAGCGATCTTGCGGCAATGGGGGCAAAACCGTTATTTGCCTTAGTATCGCTCGGACTGCCGCCCACCGTTGCAACGGCGTGGTTCGACGATTGCATTACCGGGATGCGCGACCGGCTGCATGAATTTCACGGCGCGATTATCGGCGGCAATCTTTCCTCGACACCCGATAAAATCGTTATCGATGTAACACTGGTTGGTGAAACCACAATTGCGAAAACGCTCACCCGTTCCGGTGCAAAAGTCGGCGACCGGATTTTTGTTACCGGCGATATCGGCTCGTCAGCCGCCGGGTTGCAGTTGTTAGAAAACAGTAGGACAGACACTCTTGTCTGTCCACCGATACTACAGAAGCACCTCGACCCAACCCCCCGCATCCACTTCGGGTATATGCTGGCGGAAACCGGGATCGCTTCAGCGTGTATCGACATCAGTGATGGTCTTGCCGCCGATTTGCATCATTTATGCGAGCGCAGTAATTGCGGCGCGCGCATCGACTGTACCCAGATTCCGGTTTCACCCGACTTGCCTGAAGCATTACGTATAATCAATGAGAATCGACAAGAACGTATAATCGAGTGGAATGACGTCGTGTTGTATGGCGGCGAGGATTACGAATTATTGTTTACTGTCAAGCCGGAGGCGTCGTTACTCGATTTAGCGCATATCGCGAGAGCCGCCAAAACCCCGGTAAATGAAATCGGAATTATTCTGCCGTGGGAAGACCGGGTAACGATGTACGATACCAGCGGCAACCACTTGCCGTTACGTGCACACGGGTGGAATCATTACTGGTAA
- a CDS encoding insulinase family protein — MITRILTGVLLSMTALAAFAVDFVPAYQQTDTIKTDPVTLPPYTTTTLSNGLKIYLVEQPKLPIVSMRVIIKAGSLNDPQGQAGITDFTAGLLRKGVKYKGVDLSAPKISQLVDSVGGYVGAGAGYTDIYAGAWGLSKHSDLLLDLLAATVRNPTFPEQEIQRSKMQLISGIIAKRDEPDDIGREVFKKVLYGNHPLAQPVEGDSASVASFTRELVLAQWAKVAIPNNSVIAIVGDFDRQTMLRKLNQLFGDWKKGEVPAAIPAAAPVVKGRNFRIVDKPDAVQTVVRLGHHGIPRNHPDYYPLMVMAQILSNGDFDSRMMKTIRTEKGLTYGIGGRFQAERFAGPYSIGTSTQTGRTEEMLKTIFEIIEEFRRNGPTDDEMMQAKMYMTGSYPLQFETPMDIGEQILDLDLLELPPKTIPEYRMRIAKVTKGDVIRVAGEYLHPDDLFIVLVGNKQEILPQLDSFTKMNSSVESVKY, encoded by the coding sequence ATGATAACGCGAATTTTAACTGGTGTATTGTTATCGATGACTGCGTTGGCGGCATTTGCGGTCGATTTTGTACCAGCGTATCAGCAAACCGATACGATAAAAACCGATCCGGTAACGTTGCCGCCCTATACGACGACGACCCTATCGAACGGTTTGAAGATTTACTTGGTAGAGCAACCGAAACTGCCGATTGTATCGATGCGGGTCATCATCAAGGCCGGTTCGCTCAACGATCCGCAAGGACAAGCGGGCATCACCGACTTTACCGCCGGGTTATTGCGTAAAGGGGTGAAGTACAAGGGCGTCGATTTGTCCGCTCCTAAAATTTCCCAGTTGGTCGATAGTGTCGGTGGGTATGTCGGCGCGGGCGCTGGTTATACCGACATTTACGCCGGGGCGTGGGGCTTGTCGAAGCACTCCGACTTATTGTTGGATTTACTGGCAGCGACAGTAAGAAATCCAACCTTCCCGGAACAGGAAATTCAACGCTCGAAAATGCAGCTTATCTCCGGTATTATCGCTAAGCGTGACGAACCGGACGATATCGGACGCGAAGTTTTCAAGAAAGTACTGTACGGGAATCATCCATTGGCTCAGCCGGTGGAAGGGGACAGCGCCAGCGTCGCTTCGTTTACCCGTGAGTTGGTGTTAGCGCAATGGGCGAAAGTAGCGATTCCGAATAACAGTGTGATTGCTATTGTGGGCGATTTCGACCGTCAGACGATGTTGCGGAAGCTCAATCAACTCTTTGGCGACTGGAAGAAGGGTGAAGTACCCGCAGCGATACCTGCCGCAGCTCCAGTTGTAAAAGGACGCAATTTCCGTATCGTCGACAAACCGGATGCGGTACAAACCGTAGTACGGTTGGGTCATCATGGGATTCCCCGCAATCATCCTGATTATTATCCGTTGATGGTGATGGCGCAGATTCTCTCGAATGGCGATTTCGACAGTCGAATGATGAAAACCATTCGTACCGAAAAGGGATTGACCTACGGAATTGGCGGGCGATTCCAGGCAGAACGCTTTGCCGGCCCGTACTCGATTGGTACTTCCACCCAGACCGGTCGCACGGAGGAAATGCTCAAAACGATCTTCGAGATTATTGAGGAATTTCGCCGGAATGGACCGACCGACGACGAAATGATGCAAGCGAAGATGTATATGACCGGCAGCTATCCGCTACAATTCGAGACGCCGATGGATATCGGAGAACAAATCCTCGATCTCGATCTGCTCGAATTACCGCCGAAGACGATTCCGGAATACCGGATGCGAATTGCAAAGGTTACAAAAGGCGATGTAATCCGGGTAGCGGGTGAGTATCTCCATCCCGACGATTTATTCATCGTGCTGGTTGGAAACAAGCAGGAGATTTTGCCTCAGCTCGATTCCTTTACCAAGATGAATAGCAGTGTCGAGTCGGTAAAGTACTAA
- a CDS encoding insulinase family protein — MIRRYTVGFVLFLSLVYSVAFAAPKTPSDPLQQMLDQVVTHQLSNGMRWLFLEDHSAPVVTSLFWVKTGSRNERPGITGISHLFEHMMFRGSAKYGPEEHAKLVSRHGGECNAFTTNDGTVYYEVMPSDQLELVIHLEAERFANLKLDSAVLVEEKKVVSEERRQRTDNDLFGAANEQLEINFYQSTTYSWPVIGWMHDILGYSLEDVQEYYRLHYAPNNVVGIIVGDFKLEQAMKLAEKYWGKIPAQPTPPAPKMVEVPQKGERRIQFKRPAELPMLFAAYHIPPQTDPDIPALEVLSRILSSGQSSRLYQRLVYKEQMVRFAGGAADNRIGPGQFGFWMGMKQGSNMDDAEKILWEEVERLRTEPVTESELMKAKNQLEAGQIGGLASSMSRAMRLGSYENGYGDYRKLGERAAALRAVTAEDVKRVAKKYLDPDQRTVLVVVPTKDETAMNDVEGGTR, encoded by the coding sequence ATGATTCGACGATACACCGTCGGGTTTGTGCTGTTCTTGTCGCTTGTTTACAGTGTGGCATTTGCTGCGCCGAAAACACCGAGCGACCCGCTACAGCAAATGCTCGACCAAGTTGTAACACACCAGTTAAGTAACGGCATGAGGTGGCTTTTTTTAGAAGACCACAGTGCCCCGGTAGTAACCTCCCTTTTCTGGGTAAAGACCGGTAGCCGGAACGAGCGTCCCGGCATCACCGGTATTTCCCATTTGTTTGAACACATGATGTTCCGGGGCTCGGCGAAATATGGGCCGGAAGAACATGCCAAACTCGTTAGTCGTCATGGCGGTGAGTGCAACGCCTTTACCACTAACGACGGAACAGTGTATTACGAAGTGATGCCGAGCGATCAGCTTGAATTGGTTATTCATTTGGAAGCCGAACGGTTTGCCAATTTGAAACTTGATTCCGCTGTATTGGTCGAAGAGAAGAAAGTCGTTTCGGAAGAGCGCCGGCAACGTACTGACAATGATTTATTCGGTGCTGCCAACGAACAATTGGAAATAAACTTTTACCAATCTACGACTTATTCCTGGCCGGTAATCGGTTGGATGCACGACATTCTTGGTTATTCGTTGGAAGATGTACAGGAGTATTATCGCTTACACTATGCTCCCAATAATGTCGTAGGTATCATCGTCGGGGATTTCAAACTGGAACAGGCGATGAAGTTAGCGGAAAAGTATTGGGGTAAAATTCCCGCTCAACCGACACCCCCTGCTCCGAAAATGGTGGAAGTCCCGCAAAAAGGGGAACGCCGTATTCAGTTCAAACGTCCGGCGGAATTGCCGATGTTGTTTGCTGCATATCATATTCCGCCGCAAACCGATCCCGATATCCCGGCATTGGAAGTGTTGTCCCGGATTCTTTCCAGTGGACAGTCGAGCCGGTTGTATCAGCGCTTGGTTTACAAAGAGCAGATGGTTCGATTCGCGGGTGGAGCGGCAGATAATCGGATCGGACCGGGTCAATTCGGTTTTTGGATGGGCATGAAACAAGGCTCCAATATGGATGACGCCGAGAAAATTCTTTGGGAAGAAGTCGAACGATTGCGTACCGAGCCGGTTACCGAATCCGAACTGATGAAAGCAAAGAACCAATTGGAAGCTGGCCAAATTGGCGGTCTTGCATCGTCAATGTCACGTGCTATGCGGCTCGGTTCCTATGAAAACGGCTATGGCGACTACCGGAAACTGGGCGAACGGGCGGCAGCGCTTCGTGCCGTAACCGCCGAAGATGTCAAGCGGGTGGCAAAAAAATATCTCGATCCCGACCAGCGTACTGTATTGGTCGTAGTGCCGACGAAGGATGAGACTGCGATGAATGACGTAGAGGGAGGGACTCGATGA
- a CDS encoding penicillin-binding transpeptidase domain-containing protein codes for MKQITALFIIGIVLVVVLSSYRISFAAETSTEPMVNFEQIFGKWDGAFVLLLPDGDTIIYNATRCSERLSPCSTFKLPNSMIGIETGAMKGVDDTLRWDGEQRTYDSWNHDHTLRSAIRYSVVWYYQELARRVGAKRMQYWLDTLRYGNCDMSGGIDRFWLSGTLKVSAFEQVDFLRRWSRDELPFTRKTMDLVRQISVLDSTAEYVLRGKTGTGIKNRPDRPDTIRATTNKLETELGWFVGYVERSGAMYPFALNITGKEATGQIAKGLALAILRELSLINPAEENGSLQQKRR; via the coding sequence ATGAAACAGATTACTGCATTATTTATCATTGGAATTGTTCTTGTAGTAGTTCTATCCAGTTATCGAATCAGCTTTGCTGCGGAAACCTCGACCGAGCCAATGGTGAATTTTGAGCAGATATTTGGCAAGTGGGACGGCGCATTTGTTCTATTGTTACCGGATGGCGATACGATCATTTACAATGCAACCCGTTGTTCTGAACGGTTGTCACCCTGTTCCACCTTCAAACTGCCGAATTCAATGATTGGTATAGAGACCGGAGCAATGAAAGGGGTTGATGACACTCTCCGTTGGGACGGCGAACAGCGTACTTATGATTCATGGAATCACGACCACACTCTCCGTTCGGCGATTCGCTACTCGGTTGTTTGGTATTATCAGGAACTCGCGCGCCGGGTCGGTGCCAAGCGGATGCAGTATTGGCTGGATACACTCCGTTATGGCAATTGCGATATGAGTGGCGGAATCGATCGCTTTTGGTTGAGCGGGACACTCAAAGTCAGCGCGTTTGAGCAGGTGGATTTTTTGCGTCGTTGGTCACGTGATGAGTTGCCATTTACTCGTAAGACGATGGATCTCGTACGGCAAATCTCTGTACTCGATTCAACGGCGGAATATGTCCTCCGAGGAAAAACGGGAACTGGCATCAAAAATCGGCCAGACCGACCGGATACGATTCGAGCGACTACTAATAAACTGGAAACGGAGTTGGGTTGGTTTGTCGGTTATGTTGAGCGAAGTGGCGCGATGTACCCGTTTGCGCTAAATATTACCGGGAAAGAGGCGACTGGACAAATTGCGAAGGGATTAGCGCTCGCGATTCTTCGTGAGCTTTCCTTGATAAACCCTGCTGAGGAAAATGGTTCACTGCAACAAAAGCGACGATAA